In Microbacterium enclense, the DNA window CGGCATCCTGATCGGCGTGGCCGAGCAGTCCCGACAGCGCCTGTCCGTACATTCCCCGAAGCTGCTCGACCAGGCGTGTGCCGCGAGGTTCGAGATGCAGCAGGGTGCTGCGGCGATCGCGAGGGTTCGGCGCGCGACTGATGAACTGCCGAGACTCCAGCCGCTCGATCACGGCGCTCACGAGGCTGCTGCCGGACTGCAGGAAGCGGGCGAGATCCTTCGGCGTCCTCGGGGCATCGTCGACGCCGAGGAACTTCACCGCCCGGAGGTCGATCGGGTTGAGGTCGTGTTCGAGGGCCAAGCGCTGAAGCAGATGAGCGTTCTGCACCTGCATTCGATACCACGCGGCGACGACCGCTTCCGAAGCCGCTGAGGGCAGCGATTCCCTCGCGGGATCCTGCGCATACCCCATGGCAAAAGAATAGTCCACACTTTGTCTCACATTTTGAGTTACTAGTTTGCCTTACTTATAGTTCAGCTAGGCACTCACACAGGTGCCGTCACCGCACTCCCGGTCATCTCCCGACCGTCCGCGCCGGAAACCGCTCCGCCTGCACCACGCCTGCACCACGCCTGCACCACGCGCT includes these proteins:
- a CDS encoding MarR family transcriptional regulator, with the translated sequence MGYAQDPARESLPSAASEAVVAAWYRMQVQNAHLLQRLALEHDLNPIDLRAVKFLGVDDAPRTPKDLARFLQSGSSLVSAVIERLESRQFISRAPNPRDRRSTLLHLEPRGTRLVEQLRGMYGQALSGLLGHADQDAVLAATNEIERGLRAAASS